aacatcAATCTGTACACAAATGGGGaagaaaaccattcaaaaaaGAGCGAGAGTGAAGCATTATTTCTTTAAGCGCAAACAAATCACATGACGAGAAAGTAAGAATTATCGGAAGGATCTTCGGAGATTCGTGTAGGTATGTGGAGCTCGAAGTAGCAGGAAGAGGAATAGTTGAAGGAAAGGTGGAACGTTCGTCTGCGAGACCCGATCCTCTTTACTGCTCCTTAATTTCGAGGTTGCTTCAGAAATATTTTGTTGGTGCGCAGCGATAATCGATACcattaatgcattttttgtttattaacttCAACTAGATCACGGAAAGAGAGCGTGTATTTCATACGGCAGGAAAAACAGACTACATCCATTCGTTCCAATCGCTTCCTCACTTGTTCCCCACAGAAGTGAAGGGCACGCGTCACGAGAAACAATAAGAATGGTGTATAGTTAGAAAGAACCTGAATCCATACACCCATTGGGAGAACACACGATCAAGTCATTTGTAATTCCGATCTCTCTGGGCACAGTGCTGGTACACCCGAAATGTGCAATTACACACGAGATCGATACGTTAACGTGCCGCGGCTTATACTACGTACGTGCGGGACATGGTCTACGTTACATGTTCATCTTTCGAGGCAACGAATAGCGCTCCTGTACATCATCTTGTatgcgcgcgcacacacacacaaatctcCCCAGATATTCGTACAGGGGTCAATACCGTTGGAACTTCGCTGCGAATGCGTACCGAAATAAAAGGGCCTCTGTGGGGTAAAGATAGATATATAGTGGAGTGAATCTAACGAAGGGCCGAAAGTTTGTGAAGAATTAAACGATGGTACTTGAAGATGTAATTACGACTAATTATGGTATGGAaagccgtttttgttttcgtttgagACAAAGATACTAGGAGAGggattgcgtttttttctccttttgtttcatttctatttGTGTTAAtacaaacaattgttttgttttcctttcgctaaACAatcattctttttcttattttttggcGTTAGCAAAGAACCGCTCTATATGCTACAAACAATCATTTATaggtaaacatttattttttcaccgtGATCACCACCAACGCGTCGCGCTAATAAAACAAAGGCATCCCCATGTACTTTGTACCGATTTTGTCATGCCCGGCAAAATGCATCAAGTTGAAAAAGTGGCTTTACGCAAACTACTAAGTATCATCGAAGCCAGCGTTCACTCAAAATTGGAAGAAATTAAACTAACACTGATAACTAACTatagtaaaacaaatgaaaaagaaagtgTTCGAAGAACAATGTtcaaaggttttattttttttttttttacgcaagAAAACATGGAAAGACACCAATGCGaaacaatagaaacaaaatcgaaacggTCATacgacaaaaaagcacaccccGTATATCAAAAACACGAAgaggtgaaagtgaaatacaaaGATATTCACAGATATAAACGCGCGCGCAGATTACAAAATCATTTGAATGTTACTCAGCGATGCTCTTGTTTGTTACGCGAATAATAATTATGTGCGGGATttatggtgaaaaaaaaacaaaacaaaaacaaccagaaGCGCAAGAAAGAACCGAGaaatcaatgaaataaaagaaaacttaaaaaaaggaaaaacaacccccCAAAACACAGTCACGCGGGATTATAACGTTGATGGAATGGATTTTTGTTCCAATTCGtaaaagtgtatgtgtgtgtaaaatgCATGTGtatcgtgtgtgcgtgtagtacgtgtgtgtgtgtggcctgtgtatgtatgtggaGATCATCAGAAATAGAGGAAAATTGGTTCGTTTGGGGGAAAAAGTGGGGAAATTTATGTTTCCATCATTAGACTAAAGGAATGGAATACGGTTGTTAGAcacaaaagggaaggaaaaataacagATCAGTAagtaaatgattaaaaaaaatggtcgcAACTTTCAGAACGAGCAGCAGCGCGCAAGATCTATGCAATGAATTACATGCCCGATACACCCGAcctaccccccacccccaTTGTCGGTAAGAAAATGTTCtaaaatggaacacaaaaataaacgattaaaTCCATCACGTTCTTCTAGTAATGTTCTCCTTCTTTTCGTAGCTTTGTTGAACAAACTCCACGCAGGGGAGGAAACATACACGAAAGCGGGCGCATAGAAACGAACATGGGAGAATCAGGAAAGCATAATCCGCACACACAAGCgttgttggaaaatggaaagaaaaacacacgttggaaaacggaaacacaTTCATGGCTTTAAGTTCAGTGAGacgataacaaacaacaaacaaaaacacacaaaaatcgaAACTAAGTGTGATGTTTCGATCGAATGGATCAATGTGTAATGCATCACGTGCATAAGAACGCTACGTTTGAAATTGCGCCAAACGACACCGATCATTTGCGCCGGTGCTTTTCGGTAAACACTTTACCGTATCGAAATCTTGCTTTAACTCATTGCAAATGGGTGGTTCTGTTCGATTCGAAGTAAACTAATTAATTTTTGCAAACGGTTCTGATCTCACACAAGCGCCGAGAGCGCAATGGAGCGCTCACATTAAAGAAACGATTAATAGAGAAACACATTGCCCAGCGGTGCAGCGGGGCGCAAAGAAAATCACATGAATCAAAGATTACTACTAAGCGTACAGCAGTataagaacaaaacacaacattaatAGGATAAAGTAtaacaaatgaacaaaacaaaacagtaacaaaacaaatgatgaaaGTGATTGTGgctaggaaaacaaaactaaaacaatgaATGTTTGGGAAGCGTAAATTGTGAGCATTCGGCGGGGTGATTGATGATCGTTTTGAAGGGGTAGACAATTCAGTGAACTAATGCAAAGCTATAATCTCTGCGCGCAGATCGGGAACGATAGATAGGGTGAGAAATACAAAATTAGGCTGATGCTGAAGAAAGAGCCAATATAATGCCCCCGGATAAGAGCCGATATGGGAAAcagaatgcaaaacaaaacaaaaaaaaaccccaacggAGATGATCGTGTGCCGCGACAAGACTATAGGAAAGTGAACATAAAATGCTaaaatatatatgtatatggtataaaaaaaacgaatagaatgaaacaaatggtAGCAGTGTAAGAAATTTCCGTTGGAAgagcagttttcattatttgttcaTATTTTCTAATTGACAACATACACCATTCATGAACGAAATAGTAAAACTAGAGAacggatttgttttattgttacaatTATCATTTATCCTACATCATTAACATCAGCACGCaggtttgttttaaaactcgttaatgcatttaaaaagaaaaaacaacatacagCTCATGCAAACAATTGGCAATTTGAATAACactaacaaacacaaacaaaaataaactaaacgaaacaataattgtaacagaaaacgaacaacaaaagaagcaaaaacaaacaaacaattataaaTGCTAACAATACAGAATGCAacaggaaagagaaaaacacacacaaacacacaaataataTTAAGAAAGCCCATATTTGTCACCCGCCCTTCTccccacaacaaaaaaatacaagtgGAAATGGTAGAACATACAGGAGcaaataaaatttgtaaaagatGTAAGAAtatccaaaaaccaaaaaaaaaaaactagccaAAAACCAATTGGAAGCAAAATAGtggagcaaacaaataaaaaagagaaaaaaatacaagactccaagcaaaaaaaaaagaatcgcaAACATACTATTGGGAGAGacaaatacaaaattacatGAAAAAATTGGATCAAACACAGAAGTGAGCAGTTGATAATTGATGATTTGTGGTGGAAGGCAAAGAATGCGGTTTGGATGGAGAGGTTATGAAAAGAAGCTTAAAGCATTACTCCTATACCAGCTCAATGCGCGGCAAAGGGTACGGAAATTagtgaacaaaaaagggaaatgatATAGAAAAATACTATAAACAAGAAATGGGACAGGACGCCAATAGGCGGAACACTTTCGAGCCAGCCAAACCACAGCTTAGAATGGATTGAAAGAGGGTCACGGGAAGCAGTAACGAGTGTTGAATGGGGAAACGTACATACTTATGGGCAAAACTTGGAAAAAATATAGACAAGCGGCCCATGAAACCGACAACCCATGAATGTAAAACCCCCCTGGAGCATACTAATGAGATAAcaaaagcgaagaaacaaacggaagaaacgatacaaaggaaaaataaaaccaaacgcTCTCAAAAACGACCAACAGCCGAACGTTATAAACCCACACTTTACTTTCTTCTTATTGGATGAGATTCACTACGCGGGGTAGACGAGTGCTCTAAACACAGCACTCCTCCAATCTCACGGTCATGTCCTATCGCTTATCCTACAACTGATTACACCTCATAGATCTAAAAGTTTTTCGTCAATTATGTACATACTCAACGTCTCAAAAGCGTATGTACGTACTGAATCAAGACAAGTTCCATATAATCTTAGCTTCAACCGTCGCCACATAAATTAAGACTGAAGAAGCTTTTAATGTCAACATTATTTCTATCCGTTTGATCTCCAACTTGAGGTTTTCTTCGAATGATCACTACTTCTCTAAACTTTTTTTACGTAGAAGTTTCCACCAAACAAAGATGCTTGTGTCATCAGAGTCAGTAGGATTTGAATTGACTTAAAGAAGATGATCCCCAAAGTATCCACCTGCGAATCACGAATTATCCTCTCCagcatttattttaacaacacaACATTACCGCCTCTAAACGTCGTACTCGATCCTAGTATCCGTCGATAGTAACTCATCGGCCTGCTTGATGCGTTGCTGTAGTAACTGTACTTGCTCATCTGCCAGTTCACGGTAGGACATGCTGCCGCGCGCCAAAAAGTGGTGCATAAACAACCTTATACCGTCCTTAAACGATTTCAGCTTGTTGCTTGCCGAAATGCGACTAAACACCTGCAAACACTTGTTCTCGTTCTCCTGCAGCAACAGCCCAAGCATGATCTGACGCATAAGCCGCAAATTGACCTTATCGATCTCGGCAAACTCTATCACCTTCAGGCAGGATAGTGCTAAGCCACCCTCCGCAATCAGGTGCGTTATGAATCGGGCCAGGTTACgaacttgctgctgctgcaatgcATGAATTTCCTTCAACCGATCCCATAGTGCGTACTGGATGGCTAGCTGATAGCGCCGGTCGAAGTCACAAAACTTTTGCGACAGCACACCGTAGTACGGGTTGTACTCCTTCTCGGCTAGGCTGCAGTGGATGATGACGGACACGACTATGCGCAGATCTTTGATCGCCAGACGGATAAGCTTCTCGAACGCATCGAGATAATCTTCGGCGCTCATCACAATGCAGAACACGTTTCGCCGATCGTCCGTATTCATTCGTTGCTGACGTGCAAGTTCCAGCAGCTGTGCACTGTACTGTCCCTCCGCTCCAGGCGCATTTCCGCCTGTACCAGCAGCGGAAGGATTTTCCTTATTGCCAAGCCAGGCAgaacctaccagccaccatTTCCCACGCTCGGGTATGTTGATGATGTCCTCTATTCCGATGTTTAGCGTCGAAACGTACTTCCCGCTCGTGATCATGCCTTTGAGCAGCTTGCGAAAATGTTCCACTAGCGTCGGATCATACTGGGGTATTTTGttcatgttattatttttgacGGCCAGTAAAGTTTCCAGCATAAACTTTACTCGAGTGCtgagaaataaaaagattCAATAAGCCGAGGTAAGTGTACAATGAAAGTAATCCCGACAACTGTCTTTGACTTACTCGTTCTTTAGTTCATCCGGTGCATTAGCGGCCTTCTTCTGTATCGCAATGATAAGATCCTTCAACGCTAACGGATCATCCTTGCGCAGCATGAAGCCGACCGATCGCAGCACCAGCAAAATACATTCGACCGCTTTTTCGTTAAAACAGTCAATCAGCTTCTGCATCATCTCATGCACCATCTTACATTTCACGATATCGAACGTGTACAGGTGGCACATGATCTGCACACAGTTGTCCAGTTGCTTGGCTTCGTTGGCGATCGTGTCGATCTGCTTTAGCAACTCCAGGAACCGCTCCACGATCGTCTCGAGAAAATGTGAACCCACCTCGCTGCCCACGTTCGCGTGCAGTATGGCCACCAGCAGCATATGCTCGAGCACCATCCGTTCGGGTGTTAGCGTCGGTACGACGGTTGCTTCCAGTATGAGCGTCGTCAGCGTACTGTTCATGTCGTAGCGGGAGTTTTGCATATACAGACTATCGAGCGTGATCGAAATGCGGTGTACGTTCGATTCGGCCAAACGATTAATTTGACCTTTCAGCTGGCGTTTGAGACGTTGCAGCCTTTCTTGCTGCTTCGGATCAGCCGCCTTTCCTTTCGCTATCTGTTCCGCTTCCAGTTTAGCTCGAAtgtgtggtggtacgtatttTCCACCGCTTACACTGGTGCTTTCCTCCTTGATTACGTTGCCCGCTTTATCTCGTTTGCGTCCATAAATATCCTCCCAGGTTCCATCATCATTGGATGGGGGTTTCTTTTCGCCATCGGGAATCTCATCTGAATCTGATCCATCCTCGAACAGATCATCCAATCCATCGTGTTCTTCATCAAACTCGTCTTCGTCTTCATCAAACTCATCTTCGTCTTCATCGAAATCTTGTTCCTCTTCTGAGTCAGAGGTGGGGTTGTGTTTCGAAGCTTTTTTGATGACTTTTTCCCTAGATCCTTGTCCattttttgattgtttatcCTTGTTGgctttcaacaaaacaaatcgtccCGGACTTTCGTCATTCTCTTCCTCGTTTTTACTCTGTTTCCTGCTTTtgctcttttcctttttcccaacTGGCATACTGCTGCTACTTGGTTCCTCGTCTTCAAAAGATCCTTCTGCActttcttcatcatcatacTCATCATCTTCATTATCAAAATCATCATATTCATCATCAGAATCACTTTCGGAGTTGCTTCTCTTTTTACCATTCTTTTCTACCCTTTCATCAGAAGCAAACTGTACTCGCTTTGCATTCTTTTCTTGGCCAATGTTTTCCTCATCCGATTCATACAGTTCATCATTCTCCGAGTAATCGTCATCGGCATTATCGTCCAGCTCTACTTCTATCTCCGAATCGAACTCACCCAAATCATCCATCTCGTCCAAGCCAAAGTATTTCTCCTCAATTTTCTTCAACTTTACAACCCGGTTCTTTTCCTTTGCGGacaatttcttccttttcttggTGGTACGGGATGACTTTTCGTCACTCTTCGGTTCTTCAGTCCTATCGACTCCAACCGCTTGCTTGAGATCCTCAACGAATTCATCCTCAGAGTTTTCTTCCAGTTCGGCCGCTTCCTTAGCCGCATCGTACATTTTTCGTATGCTATCGTCGGTGCACAGTTCCAGCGCATAATCCAGCCCATCGTTGAAGCTCTTCGGTACGCCTTCCTTATTTTTGCGCCGGTTTATCTTTAACAGCTTTTCATACTTCTGTATTATCCGATCATCTTCCTCGTTCGCCGCTTCGAGCTGTTTGATGCGGTTCGATTTCAGGCCATCCTCATACCGGCGCAACTCCTTCATTTCTTTCTCCCGTTCCACATCCAGCTGGCTGGTGAAAGCATTCTTCGTTTTCGCTGGTGGCTTTTGTGCCgaaggttttgtttccttttcctcaTCGCTAAAGTCGGACGGAATCTCTTCATCCTCAAAATCCTCCGACTCGTCTTCGGAATTACCCTCTCCATATTTATCGCGCTTTTTGCCCGTTTCGGTACGATTATCAGCAGCATTTTGTTCTTTGCGACTTCGGTTGTGATAGTTGAACCGATTGAGTTTTTTCTGCTGCCGTTTTTCCTTGCGCAAATCTTTGCGCGTTTTAATCTGGGGAATCACTTTGCTGTTACGCCCATTGCGCCCCGCTTTGCCTTGGCGAACATTTTTAGGAGGACGACTGGAAAGAGTAGGGGGAAAGACAGTTAGAACTCGTGTAAGGCAAAGTCTGCTTACTACCTACCGCACTTTCATCCTGTTCTAATTCTTGAAAACTACCGATAAAGGCACATTTAATATCAAATTTCACCAGAAAGAATACGAATAGATAACATAGATTCGCAATGTAAACAACGTGAGCCGGCTGATGACGGTTCTCAGCACGTGTGCTATGTCAAGATGTATACAGCAAAGCTGATTTCTCAATGGgatgcaagcaaaaaaactaGAATAACAAATTTACcacatatattttatttaaatcggTACATATGTTGagcaatttcattttaatacgTGTGGAACTATTTAAAA
This region of Anopheles marshallii chromosome 2, idAnoMarsDA_429_01, whole genome shotgun sequence genomic DNA includes:
- the LOC128718697 gene encoding nucleolar MIF4G domain-containing protein 1 homolog → MKVRRPPKNVRQGKAGRNGRNSKVIPQIKTRKDLRKEKRQQKKLNRFNYHNRSRKEQNAADNRTETGKKRDKYGEGNSEDESEDFEDEEIPSDFSDEEKETKPSAQKPPAKTKNAFTSQLDVEREKEMKELRRYEDGLKSNRIKQLEAANEEDDRIIQKYEKLLKINRRKNKEGVPKSFNDGLDYALELCTDDSIRKMYDAAKEAAELEENSEDEFVEDLKQAVGVDRTEEPKSDEKSSRTTKKRKKLSAKEKNRVVKLKKIEEKYFGLDEMDDLGEFDSEIEVELDDNADDDYSENDELYESDEENIGQEKNAKRVQFASDERVEKNGKKRSNSESDSDDEYDDFDNEDDEYDDEESAEGSFEDEEPSSSSMPVGKKEKSKSRKQSKNEEENDESPGRFVLLKANKDKQSKNGQGSREKVIKKASKHNPTSDSEEEQDFDEDEDEFDEDEDEFDEEHDGLDDLFEDGSDSDEIPDGEKKPPSNDDGTWEDIYGRKRDKAGNVIKEESTSVSGGKYVPPHIRAKLEAEQIAKGKAADPKQQERLQRLKRQLKGQINRLAESNVHRISITLDSLYMQNSRYDMNSTLTTLILEATVVPTLTPERMVLEHMLLVAILHANVGSEVGSHFLETIVERFLELLKQIDTIANEAKQLDNCVQIMCHLYTFDIVKCKMVHEMMQKLIDCFNEKAVECILLVLRSVGFMLRKDDPLALKDLIIAIQKKAANAPDELKNDTRVKFMLETLLAVKNNNMNKIPQYDPTLVEHFRKLLKGMITSGKYVSTLNIGIEDIINIPERGKWWLVGSAWLGNKENPSAAGTGGNAPGAEGQYSAQLLELARQQRMNTDDRRNVFCIVMSAEDYLDAFEKLIRLAIKDLRIVVSVIIHCSLAEKEYNPYYGVLSQKFCDFDRRYQLAIQYALWDRLKEIHALQQQQVRNLARFITHLIAEGGLALSCLKVIEFAEIDKVNLRLMRQIMLGLLLQENENKCLQVFSRISASNKLKSFKDGIRLFMHHFLARGSMSYRELADEQVQLLQQRIKQADELLSTDTRIEYDV